A window from Enterocloster bolteae encodes these proteins:
- a CDS encoding CCA tRNA nucleotidyltransferase yields the protein MEIRIPAPAEEIINKLNEHGYEAYVVGGCVRDMLLGREPGDWDITTSALPEQVKEVFRRTVDTGIQHGTVTVMMGKEGYEVTTYRIDGEYSDGRHPNSVEFTPDLVEDLKRRDFTINAMAYNSHTGFVDKFGGVEDLEKGIIRCVGEPMDRFTEDALRILRAIRFSAQLGFSIEERTYEAIKVIAPNMVHVSKERIQVELTKLLLSSHPDYISLVYETGISPFVSEKFHGAYAADSGDWAVPSIPAGVPAVKHMRWAAFLRECSASQAAGILKDLKLDNDTSYRVRTLVEWQGKKVGAEDGEKDCLKHGKEEGMKEIAKQPEPSRASIRRAMSQMEPELFDDLLTLKMCLSEDASDDRESQWLCQVRDLTEEIRSNRDCISLKTLAVSGHDIMGAGVKPGREVGNTLARLLDMVLEEPQRNTKEYLLAHLGQSAEK from the coding sequence ATGGAAATCAGAATCCCGGCTCCCGCAGAGGAGATTATTAATAAACTGAATGAACACGGATACGAGGCATACGTGGTAGGCGGATGCGTCAGGGATATGCTTTTGGGCAGGGAGCCGGGGGACTGGGATATTACCACCAGCGCTCTGCCGGAGCAGGTAAAGGAGGTATTCCGGCGCACTGTGGATACCGGCATACAGCACGGCACCGTGACTGTGATGATGGGGAAGGAAGGGTATGAAGTAACTACTTACCGCATTGACGGAGAGTACTCTGACGGACGCCATCCCAACAGCGTGGAGTTCACTCCGGATTTGGTGGAGGATTTAAAACGCCGGGATTTTACCATCAATGCAATGGCTTATAACAGTCATACGGGATTTGTGGATAAATTCGGAGGTGTGGAGGATTTGGAGAAGGGCATCATCCGGTGCGTGGGGGAACCCATGGACCGCTTTACGGAGGATGCTCTCAGAATCCTCCGGGCTATCCGTTTTTCGGCCCAATTGGGATTCTCCATAGAGGAGCGCACCTATGAGGCTATTAAGGTAATTGCGCCTAACATGGTCCATGTGAGTAAGGAACGGATTCAGGTGGAGCTGACCAAGCTTCTTCTGAGTTCCCATCCGGATTATATCTCGCTGGTGTATGAGACGGGTATCAGTCCCTTTGTGTCAGAGAAATTTCACGGGGCTTATGCCGCGGATTCAGGGGACTGGGCTGTGCCGTCTATTCCGGCCGGAGTTCCGGCTGTAAAGCATATGCGCTGGGCCGCCTTTTTGCGGGAGTGCAGCGCTTCCCAGGCAGCGGGCATACTTAAGGATTTAAAGCTGGACAACGATACCTCCTACAGGGTAAGAACCCTGGTGGAGTGGCAGGGCAAAAAGGTTGGAGCTGAGGATGGGGAGAAAGACTGCTTAAAGCATGGCAAGGAGGAAGGCATGAAGGAAATCGCAAAGCAGCCGGAGCCCTCCAGGGCATCCATCCGCCGTGCCATGAGCCAGATGGAGCCGGAACTGTTTGATGATTTGCTCACGCTTAAGATGTGTCTATCTGAGGATGCATCCGATGACAGGGAATCCCAGTGGCTGTGTCAGGTCAGGGACCTGACAGAGGAAATCCGCAGTAACAGGGACTGCATCAGCCTGAAGACCCTGGCTGTCTCGGGACATGACATTATGGGAGCAGGGGTGAAGCCGGGCAGGGAAGTGGGCAATACGCTGGCCAGGCTTTTAGATATGGTATTGGAGGAACCTCAGAGGAATACCAAGGAGTATTTGCTTGCCCATCTGGGGCAGAGTGCTGAAAAATAG
- a CDS encoding BtpA/SgcQ family protein yields the protein MGKLKDVFKVDKPIIGMVHLRPLPGSPKYDPVNMGMDKIISIALEEAAMLEQAGVDGVQVENMWDIPYLRSEDIGYETAAALAVGIHAVRNKVSIPVGAECHMNGADCAMACAVAAGASWIRVFEWCNAFVSQSGFINAMGANVSRMRSRLKADQILALCDVNVKHGSHYIIHDRSVAEQAMDIESQDGDAVIVTGFDTGTPPSVENISKCKKSTSLPILIGSGLNSSNVNELLTAADGAIIGSWFKEGNNWKNPVSYDRTKEFMDKVIALRQA from the coding sequence ATGGGTAAATTAAAAGATGTTTTTAAGGTGGATAAACCAATTATCGGCATGGTACATTTAAGACCGCTTCCCGGTTCCCCCAAATATGACCCGGTAAACATGGGAATGGATAAGATAATTTCCATTGCGCTGGAGGAGGCTGCCATGCTGGAGCAGGCCGGCGTGGACGGAGTCCAGGTGGAGAATATGTGGGATATCCCCTATCTCCGCAGCGAGGATATCGGATATGAAACCGCCGCTGCCCTGGCAGTGGGAATCCATGCAGTCCGCAATAAAGTCTCCATCCCGGTGGGAGCTGAATGCCATATGAACGGCGCCGACTGTGCCATGGCCTGCGCGGTAGCCGCCGGAGCAAGCTGGATACGTGTATTCGAATGGTGTAATGCATTTGTATCCCAATCCGGTTTTATCAATGCCATGGGAGCCAATGTATCCCGTATGAGGAGCCGCCTGAAGGCTGACCAGATTTTGGCCTTGTGTGATGTGAATGTCAAACATGGGAGCCATTACATTATCCACGACCGCAGCGTAGCGGAACAGGCCATGGATATCGAATCCCAGGACGGTGACGCGGTCATTGTCACAGGTTTTGATACAGGTACCCCTCCATCTGTGGAAAACATATCTAAATGCAAAAAATCCACTTCGCTTCCCATACTTATAGGCAGCGGCCTTAACAGCAGCAATGTAAACGAACTACTGACAGCAGCGGACGGCGCCATTATCGGCAGCTGGTTTAAGGAAGGAAATAATTGGAAAAATCCTGTGAGCTATGACAGGACAAAGGAATTCATGGATAAGGTAATCGCCTTGAGACAAGCGTAA
- a CDS encoding MarR family winged helix-turn-helix transcriptional regulator, translating into MDNRRYLIYCDMMTELKLTNQLMNEYDSLPHDYGNAVLYQSEAHLIQCIGQNDGITVTEASKLLKKTKSACSQMVKKLVGKNWVKQTRNQKNNREYKLHLTEEGLIIYDHHENFDRMSYEHNSKELYHFTDEELQLYIKIQKRMNELIGLDVERSYNYFKADISCINER; encoded by the coding sequence ATGGATAATAGGAGATATTTAATATATTGTGATATGATGACAGAATTGAAACTGACAAATCAGCTAATGAACGAGTATGACAGTCTCCCCCATGACTATGGAAATGCCGTCCTGTACCAGTCAGAGGCCCATCTGATTCAATGTATAGGCCAGAATGACGGCATTACCGTGACAGAGGCGTCCAAACTGTTAAAAAAAACAAAAAGCGCCTGTTCCCAGATGGTAAAAAAGTTAGTTGGGAAAAACTGGGTCAAGCAGACCCGCAATCAGAAAAACAACAGGGAATATAAACTTCATCTAACGGAGGAAGGTCTCATTATCTACGACCATCATGAAAATTTTGACCGTATGTCTTATGAGCACAACTCGAAAGAGCTATATCATTTCACAGATGAGGAATTACAGCTGTACATAAAAATACAAAAGAGAATGAACGAACTCATCGGACTTGATGTGGAGAGAAGCTACAATTATTTTAAGGCAGATATTTCCTGTATCAACGAAAGGTAA
- a CDS encoding ribokinase, translated as MNRKTSKNIICFGSLIMDISIRCDKIPAMGETVYTYEDYNVNPGGKGGNQSVAAARSGGSVTLIGRIADDDYAHQLIHSFQKDHIDTSQLMVDTDSKTGVAFVWVDMEGHNKCVCSLGVNARVTSQDVQSYAHLFTDRSIVMTTLEHSSQLLDEISLMARQNNCILIVDPSSKDYSKLTPEIAGRIDILKPNEVETEMLTGIRVETEEDAVQAIHVLKDKGIRMPVISLGSRGVIYEYKGKATSVKGLRVNAVDTTAAGDTFIGSMAAKLSQGYSFQESIDYANRAAAYCVQHRGAQISIPFEENVL; from the coding sequence GACATCTCCATACGCTGCGATAAAATTCCGGCAATGGGCGAAACTGTCTATACCTATGAGGATTATAATGTAAATCCGGGAGGAAAAGGCGGCAACCAGTCGGTTGCCGCTGCCAGGTCCGGGGGCAGCGTGACTCTGATTGGAAGAATTGCGGATGACGATTATGCCCACCAGCTGATTCACAGTTTTCAAAAAGACCATATAGATACCAGCCAGCTTATGGTTGATACGGATTCCAAAACAGGTGTGGCTTTCGTATGGGTGGATATGGAGGGACATAATAAATGTGTCTGTTCCCTTGGTGTCAATGCCAGAGTAACCTCCCAGGATGTACAGTCCTACGCCCATCTGTTTACAGACCGCAGTATAGTTATGACTACCCTGGAACACAGCAGCCAATTACTGGATGAAATCTCCCTTATGGCCCGGCAGAATAACTGCATTTTAATTGTAGATCCGTCCTCCAAAGACTACTCTAAGCTCACGCCTGAAATTGCCGGTCGTATAGATATATTAAAACCCAATGAAGTAGAGACAGAAATGCTGACCGGTATCAGGGTGGAAACAGAAGAAGATGCAGTACAGGCCATACATGTCCTCAAAGATAAGGGGATAAGAATGCCTGTGATTTCCCTGGGCAGCCGTGGTGTTATCTATGAATACAAAGGCAAAGCCACTTCTGTGAAGGGTCTCCGGGTCAATGCCGTTGATACCACCGCGGCAGGTGATACATTCATTGGCAGTATGGCAGCAAAGCTGTCACAGGGATATTCATTTCAGGAGTCTATCGACTATGCCAACCGCGCCGCTGCATACTGCGTGCAGCACAGGGGGGCGCAAATCTCTATTCCTTTTGAGGAAAATGTATTATAA